A genomic stretch from Tubulanus polymorphus unplaced genomic scaffold, tnTubPoly1.2 scaffold_56, whole genome shotgun sequence includes:
- the LOC141914611 gene encoding complex III assembly factor LYRM7-like isoform X1: MARLSISDDLCVRRSCYLMNPFKTEVLSIFKRLHRTRLLTFRGDEQALIEAGRKKINDEFKKFKETKELETIKYLLKSAEEAEEYLRTSVIQATQSNPGVFSAEITENTKLLDNTPYKYSPEETMRRTEKQIQRRRTNNRDCGCQEKQ; the protein is encoded by the exons ATGGCGCGGCTGTCTATATCGGATGATCTGTGCGTACGCCGTAGTTGTTACCTGATGAATCCGTTTAAAACTGAG GTTTTATCGATATTTAAACGGTTGCACAGAACGCGATTGTTGACATTCAGAGGAGACGAACAAGCTTTAATC gaagccggaagaaaaaaaatcaacgacgaatttaaaaagtttaaaGAAACGAAAGAATTGGAAACAATTAAATAC TTATTGAAATCAGCGGAAGAAGCCGAGGAATATTTGAGGACGTCTGTGATTCAAGCTACTCAATCTAATCCCGGTGTATTCT ccgctgaaataactgaaaatacaaagtTATTAGACAACACACCTTATAAATACTCCCCCGAGGAGACAATGCGCAGGACTGAAAAACAGATACAACGACGACGTACCAATAATAGAGACTGCGGTTGCCAGGAGAAACAGTAA
- the LOC141914611 gene encoding complex III assembly factor LYRM7-like isoform X2, producing MARLSISDDLCVRRSCYLMNPFKTEVLSIFKRLHRTRLLTFRGDEQALIAGRKKINDEFKKFKETKELETIKYLLKSAEEAEEYLRTSVIQATQSNPGVFSAEITENTKLLDNTPYKYSPEETMRRTEKQIQRRRTNNRDCGCQEKQ from the exons ATGGCGCGGCTGTCTATATCGGATGATCTGTGCGTACGCCGTAGTTGTTACCTGATGAATCCGTTTAAAACTGAG GTTTTATCGATATTTAAACGGTTGCACAGAACGCGATTGTTGACATTCAGAGGAGACGAACAAGCTTTAATCG ccggaagaaaaaaaatcaacgacgaatttaaaaagtttaaaGAAACGAAAGAATTGGAAACAATTAAATAC TTATTGAAATCAGCGGAAGAAGCCGAGGAATATTTGAGGACGTCTGTGATTCAAGCTACTCAATCTAATCCCGGTGTATTCT ccgctgaaataactgaaaatacaaagtTATTAGACAACACACCTTATAAATACTCCCCCGAGGAGACAATGCGCAGGACTGAAAAACAGATACAACGACGACGTACCAATAATAGAGACTGCGGTTGCCAGGAGAAACAGTAA
- the LOC141914610 gene encoding ribosome maturation protein SBDS-like, with the protein MSIFTPTNQKRLTNVSVVRMKKAGKRFEIACYPNKVKPWRNKIETDIDEVLQTHNVFINVSKGQIAKSDELKKAFGTDKHSDICMEILSKGEMQVTEKERHAQLEESFRDIATIVADKCVNPDTKRPYTVTMIEKSMRDVHYSVKPTKSTKQQALDVIRKLRETDTINVARAQMRVKVTAPRREAGKIRPKLRKLASKVEEEQFEDELEMVILVDPGCYREIDSLLQSETKGKGSLEILSLKDVEEGDEKL; encoded by the exons ATGTCTATATTTACACCGACCAATCAGAAACGGCTGACGAATGTTTCGGTCGTTCGAATGAAGAAAGCGGGAAAAAGGTTTGAAATCGCTTGTTACCCGAATAAAGTGAAACCATGGAGAAATAAAATAGAGACGGATATCGACGAAGTCTTACAAACACATAACGTATTCATCAATGTATCTAAAGGTCAAATAGCGAAGAGCgatgaattaaagaaagcTTTCGGAACAGATAAACACAGCGATATCTGTATGGAGATATTGAGTAAAGGTGAGATGCAAGTTACTGAGAAAGAACGTCACGCGCAATTAGAAGAGTCGTTTAGAGATATCGCAACAATCGTAGCCGATAAATGTGTGAACCCGGATACGAAACGTCCGTACACGGTAACGATGATCGAGAAATCAATGAGAGACGTTCATTACTCGGTAAAACCGACGAAATCCACCAAACAACAAGCTTTAGACGTGATCCGTAAACTGAGAGAAACCGATACTATAAATGTAGCACGAGCTCAGATGAGGGTTAAAGTTACTGCTCCCCGAAGGGAGGCTGGAAAAATACGTCCTAAACTGAGAAAACTTGCATCAAAAGTAGAAGAGGAACAGTtcgaagatgaattagaaatg GTAATACTCGTCGACCCTGGTTGCTATAGAGAAATCGATAGTTTACTACAATCAGAAACGAAAGGTAAAGGTTCATTAGAAATATTGAGTTTAAAAGACGTCGAAGAAGGTGATGAGAAACTATAA